From Pecten maximus unplaced genomic scaffold, xPecMax1.1, whole genome shotgun sequence, one genomic window encodes:
- the LOC117318634 gene encoding dimethylaniline monooxygenase [N-oxide-forming] 2-like — protein MSEPPKRVAVIGAGVAGLSALRNLLTSKKDYVPTCFERGSDVGGLWLYNKNTHVDDNGMPVFTSIYRDLITNIPKHLMAFPDFPHKPGPSFLSRPEVCDYLQRYADLYDLRKYIKMNTFVQDVRQNSTDSHTKWTVSYFDVRNKDDAHTEVFDAVIVCNGHHEKMNSPEIEGIEEFQGEVFHSHHYRTPENFKGKNVVVLGASFSGQDIAVGISAYAKQVFLSHLKDTLPTALPGNIVQKTGIKKMTKSRVVFLDDTEEEVDVLVFCTGFLAQFPFLSEDIIQVNSERITPLYKHIVHIQFSTLLFVGIPRLLSYFPQNFEIAKVVVAILDGTVALPPEDQMIEDAENDFADRKREGLDATKAHFMGDGDRQWRFNKDIAKLAGLDPLPTSFQRLWDYVTIQRDTKFLTFRKQNFEITDTESFVEIN, from the exons ATGTCGGAACCTCCAAAGCGTGTAGCGGTTATTGGAGCAGGAGTCGCTGGACTTAGCGCACTCAGAAATCTACTCACCTCAAAGAAGGACTATGTCCCGACATGCTTTGAAAGAGGAAGTGACGTTGGTGGACTGTGGTTGTATAACAAGAACACACATGTCGATGACAATGGAATGCCTGTCTTCACAAGTATCTACCGGGATTTAAT CACAAATATTCCAAAACATTTGATGGCATTTCCTGATTTTCCCCATAAACCTGGACCATCATTCCTTTCTAGGCCTGAAGTTTGCGACTATCTGCAAAGATATGCCGATTTATACGACCTCAGAAAGTACATCAAG ATGAACACGTTTGTTCAGGATGTTCGCCAAAATAGCACAGACAGTCATACTAAATGGACAGTGAGCTATTTCGATGTGAGGAACAAAGACGACGCCCACACTGAAGTATTTGATGCTGTGATTGTATGCAATGG TCATCACGAGAAGATGAATTCTCCAGAAATCGAAGGCATTGAGGAATTCCAAGGTGAAGTATTCCATAGTCACCATTACAGGACTCCGGAGAACTTCAAGGGCAAGAATGTTGTTGTCCTAGGGGCGTCCTTTTCTGGACAGGATATAGCTGTCGGGATATCTGCATATGCAAAACAG GTTTTTCTCAGCCATCTGAAAGATACACTCCCAACTGCATTGCCAGGAAATATCGTTCAAAAAACCGGTATCAAGAAGATGACGAAAAGCAGAGTTGTATTTCTCGATGACACGGAGGAAGAGGTCGACGTTCTGGTGTTCTGCACTGGTTTTCTTGCCCAGTTCCCATTTCTATCCGAGGACATCATCCAGGTTAATTCTGAACGTATCACCCCGCTGTACAAGCACATCGTACACATTCAATTCAGCACTCTGCTCTTTGTCGGTATTCCTCGACTCCTATCCTACTTTCCACAAAATTTCGAGATAGCGAAAGTGGTAGTTGCCATTTTGGACGGTACCGTCGCGTTACCTCCAGAAGATCAGATGATAGAAGATGCTGAAAACGATTTCGCTGACAGAAAACGAGAGGGACTTGATGCCACCAAAGCTCATTTTATGGGAGATGGTGATCGCCAATGGCGCTTCAACAAGGATATAGCTAAACTGGCCGGACTTGATCCACTCCCTACTTCCTTTCAACGTCTCTGGGACTATGTTACGATTCAAAGAGATACAAAGTTCCTCACTTTCCgtaaacaaaattttgaaattactGATACCGAGTCGTTTGTAGAAATAAACTGA
- the LOC117318632 gene encoding dimethylaniline monooxygenase [N-oxide-forming] 1-like, producing the protein MKGTSLSSLQAEAGDPPLQIRRNSTIAKYQLKLEELTRAHHEKVNSPEIEGIEEFQGEVFHSHHYRTPENFKGKNVVVLGASFSGQDIAVGISAYAKQVFLSHLKDTLPTALPGNVVQKTGIKKMTKSRVVFLDDTEEEVDVLVFCTGFLAQFPFLSEDIIQVNSERITPLYKHIVHIQFSTLLFVGIPRLLSYFPQNFEIAKVVVAILDGTVALPPEDQMIEDAENDFADRKREGLDDTKAHFMGDGDRQWRFNKDIAKLAGLDPLPTSFQRLWDYVTIQRDTKFLTFRKQNFEITDTESFVEIN; encoded by the exons ATGAAGGGAACTTCACTCTCTAGTCTCCAAGCCGAGGCTGGGGACCCTCCGCTTCAAATACGCCGAAATTCCACCATCGCAAAATACCAATTAAAACTTGAGGAGCTGACAAGGGC TCATCACGAGAAGGTGAATTCTCCAGAAATCGAAGGCATTGAGGAATTCCAAGGTGAAGTATTCCATAGTCACCATTACAGGACTCCGGAGAACTTCAAGGGCAAGAATGTTGTTGTCCTAGGGGCGTCCTTTTCTGGACAGGATATAGCTGTCGGGATATCTGCATATGCAAAACAG GTTTTCCTCAGCCATCTGAAAGATACACTCCCAACTGCGTTGCCAGGAAATGTCGTTCAAAAAACCGGTATCAAGAAGATGACGAAAAGCAGAGTTGTATTTCTCGATGACACGGAGGAAGAGGTCGACGTTCTGGTGTTCTGCACTGGTTTTCTTGCCCAGTTCCCATTTCTATCCGAGGACATCATCCAGGTTAATTCTGAACGTATCACCCCGCTGTACAAGCACATCGTACACATTCAATTCAGCACTCTGCTCTTTGTCGGTATTCCTCGACTCCTATCCTACTTTCCACAAAATTTCGAGATAGCGAAAGTGGTAGTTGCCATTTTGGACGGTACCGTCGCGTTACCTCCAGAAGATCAGATGATAGAAGATGCTGAAAACGATTTCGCTGACAGAAAACGAGAGGGACTTGATGACACCAAAGCTCATTTTATGGGAGATGGTGATCGCCAATGGCGCTTCAACAAGGATATAGCTAAACTGGCCGGACTTGATCCACTCCCTACTTCCTTTCAACGTCTCTGGGACTATGTTACGATTCAAAGAGATACAAAGTTCCTCACTTTCCgtaaacaaaattttgaaattactGATACCGAGTCGTTTGTAGAAATAAACTGA